A DNA window from Candidatus Bathyarchaeota archaeon contains the following coding sequences:
- a CDS encoding tetratricopeptide repeat protein translates to MKRKWEERIWNLIYGSRKINEAIECLDEILKKNPRNDKALAIKANALNELANSEKNWQLSLEAIKCADEALKINPNNGTALFNKSWALIDLGKPEEALKYSEKALEINPRNEYALYNKAWSYYLLGKRGKAIEYCNKALAISPGNKTIEHGKTMFLKNEMPKHLQKFKR, encoded by the coding sequence ATGAAGAGAAAATGGGAAGAAAGAATATGGAATTTAATCTATGGTTCACGGAAAATCAATGAGGCTATAGAATGCCTCGATGAAATATTGAAGAAAAATCCTAGAAATGACAAGGCTCTAGCCATTAAAGCTAACGCTCTGAACGAGTTGGCGAACTCTGAGAAAAACTGGCAGCTATCTTTAGAAGCAATTAAATGTGCAGATGAAGCGTTGAAGATTAATCCAAACAACGGCACCGCGTTATTTAACAAAAGTTGGGCTCTGATTGATCTCGGCAAGCCCGAAGAGGCTTTAAAATATTCTGAGAAAGCGTTGGAAATTAATCCAAGAAATGAGTACGCTTTGTACAATAAAGCATGGTCTTACTATCTGTTGGGAAAACGTGGAAAAGCAATTGAATACTGCAACAAGGCGTTGGCGATTAGCCCCGGAAACAAGACAATCGAGCATGGTAAAACGATGTTTCTAAAGAATGAGATGCCCAAGCACTTGCAAAAATTTAAGAGATAG